One segment of Anaerolineae bacterium DNA contains the following:
- a CDS encoding GTP-binding protein has translation MTMKFLRKAEERLLQRERQALAALREALLELGLPKAERQALEDSLLQLDDFFLLVVVGEFNAGKSALINALLGKTVLKEGVTPTTTQVQVLRYGEARETRPLGEHLLEITAPVALLQELSIVDTPGTNAIIREHEMLTNRFVPRADLVLFVTSADRPFSESERAFMEQIRAWGKKIVVVLNKVDLLEGEAALKEVLHFIRENAQAMLGFRPEIFPLSARQALKGNREGDQAAWEASRFAALEAYLQETLDQRERVRLKLLNPLGVGLRLAQDNLAQLRRQAEVLADDLRVIEGVERQLQVYQEDMARGFDLRMAEIDNLLLDLEQRARDYFEETIRLGRVMDLVRKERIQREFREVVISDLPEQIEGRVNGVIDWLVEAQLRQWQAVDEHLKAHREKYRGQMLGGELRETFRYDRERLMESVAQRARQIVARYDRDQEARKLAEDTQAAVAAAAAIQVGAVGLGALVTTLATTVTADVTGIALAGVMAALGLFIIPARRRQAVAEMHRKVAHLRETLSRTLREQFEHEMQRSLEALREAMAPYTRFVRAEHERTQRLLTALEESQDELERLKAEIEAL, from the coding sequence ATGACGATGAAGTTCTTGCGCAAGGCCGAGGAACGCCTGCTCCAGCGTGAACGGCAGGCGCTGGCTGCCTTACGGGAAGCGTTGCTGGAACTGGGGCTGCCCAAAGCGGAGCGGCAGGCCCTGGAGGATTCCCTGCTGCAGTTGGACGATTTCTTCCTGCTGGTGGTGGTGGGGGAGTTCAACGCGGGCAAAAGCGCGCTGATCAACGCGCTGCTGGGCAAAACGGTGCTCAAGGAAGGCGTCACGCCCACCACGACCCAGGTGCAGGTGCTGCGCTACGGCGAGGCGCGGGAAACGCGGCCCTTGGGCGAGCATCTGCTGGAGATCACCGCGCCGGTGGCCCTGTTGCAGGAACTGAGCATCGTGGACACGCCGGGCACCAACGCCATCATTCGCGAACACGAAATGCTCACTAACCGCTTCGTGCCGCGGGCCGATCTGGTGCTCTTCGTCACCTCGGCGGACCGCCCCTTCAGCGAGAGCGAGCGGGCCTTCATGGAGCAAATTCGTGCCTGGGGCAAGAAGATCGTGGTGGTGCTCAACAAAGTGGACCTGCTGGAAGGCGAGGCGGCCCTGAAGGAGGTGCTGCATTTCATCCGCGAAAACGCCCAGGCCATGCTGGGCTTCCGCCCGGAAATCTTCCCCCTGAGCGCCAGGCAGGCCCTCAAAGGGAATCGCGAGGGGGATCAGGCGGCCTGGGAAGCCAGCCGCTTTGCGGCCCTGGAGGCCTACTTGCAGGAGACCTTGGACCAGCGCGAGCGGGTGCGACTGAAGTTGCTCAACCCGCTGGGGGTGGGGCTGCGTCTGGCTCAGGATAATCTGGCCCAGTTGCGTCGCCAGGCCGAGGTGCTGGCCGACGACCTGCGAGTCATCGAGGGGGTGGAGCGCCAGTTGCAGGTGTATCAGGAAGACATGGCCCGCGGCTTCGACCTGCGCATGGCCGAGATCGACAACCTGTTGCTCGACCTGGAGCAACGCGCGCGGGATTACTTCGAGGAGACCATCCGCCTGGGCCGAGTGATGGACCTCGTGCGCAAGGAGCGTATCCAACGGGAGTTCCGCGAGGTGGTCATCAGCGACCTGCCGGAGCAGATCGAAGGGCGGGTAAACGGCGTCATTGACTGGCTGGTGGAGGCGCAACTGCGGCAGTGGCAGGCGGTAGACGAGCACCTCAAGGCCCACCGGGAGAAGTACCGCGGGCAGATGCTGGGCGGCGAACTGCGGGAGACCTTTCGCTACGACCGGGAGCGGCTCATGGAGAGCGTGGCGCAGCGGGCGCGGCAGATCGTGGCGCGGTACGACCGCGACCAGGAGGCACGCAAACTGGCCGAGGATACCCAGGCAGCGGTAGCGGCGGCGGCCGCCATTCAGGTCGGCGCGGTGGGGCTGGGCGCGTTGGTGACCACCCTGGCGACCACGGTGACCGCCGATGTGACAGGCATCGCCCTGGCGGGGGTGATGGCCGCGTTGGGGCTGTTCATCATCCCGGCGCGGCGGAGGCAGGCCGTGGCCGAGATGCACCGCAAGGTCGCCCACCTGCGCGAGACCCTCTCCCGCACCCTGCGAGAGCAATTCGAGCACGAGATGCAGCGCAGCCTGGAGGCGCTGCGCGAGGCCATGGCGCCCTACACCCGCTTCGTGCGCGCCGAACACGAGCGTACCCAGCGGCTGTTGACGGCCCTGGAGGAAAGCCAGGACGAACTGGAGCGGCTGAAGGCCGAGATCGAAGCCCTGTAG
- a CDS encoding LCP family protein produces the protein PPTPLPLGPPAQAVPPIAELAGRINLLLLGSDQRPGHWDFRTDTIVFVSFDPQTGETLLASFPRDLYVRIPGYGVNRINTAMEFGGFPALAETLAFNFGLRPQHYILVNFHGFKALIETLGGIDVYVPRRLCDHLRCVGPGWVHMDADVALWYARSRETTSDFDRARRQQEVLRAIASRLLRLDALHRAPELYALFRGMVVTDLGVDDVVRIVAQAGRFSPDRTHGVVFAPPQFGVPWITPQGAYVVLPNIGAIQAQIRTMLR, from the coding sequence CCCCCCCCACCCCCCTCCCCCTCGGCCCTCCGGCGCAGGCGGTGCCGCCCATCGCCGAACTCGCAGGGCGCATCAATCTACTGCTGTTGGGGTCGGATCAGCGCCCCGGTCACTGGGACTTCCGCACCGACACTATTGTCTTCGTCTCCTTCGACCCGCAAACTGGCGAGACCCTCTTGGCCTCCTTCCCCCGTGACCTCTATGTCCGCATTCCAGGCTACGGCGTCAACCGCATCAACACGGCCATGGAATTCGGCGGGTTCCCCGCCCTGGCCGAGACGCTGGCCTTCAACTTCGGCCTGCGCCCGCAGCACTATATCCTGGTCAACTTTCACGGCTTTAAGGCGCTGATAGAAACTTTAGGAGGGATTGACGTCTATGTACCCCGCCGCCTGTGCGACCATTTGCGCTGCGTGGGGCCCGGATGGGTGCACATGGACGCCGATGTGGCCCTCTGGTACGCCCGCTCGCGGGAGACGACCAGCGATTTCGACCGCGCCCGCCGGCAGCAGGAGGTGTTGCGGGCCATCGCCAGCCGTCTGCTCCGCTTAGATGCCCTCCACCGGGCGCCGGAGTTGTACGCCCTTTTCCGTGGGATGGTAGTCACCGACCTAGGGGTGGACGATGTGGTGCGCATCGTGGCCCAGGCCGGCCGGTTTTCCCCCGACAGGACGCACGGGGTGGTCTTCGCCCCGCCGCAGTTCGGCGTCCCCTGGATCACCCCCCAGGGGGCCTATGTGGTGCTGCCCAACATCGGGGCCATTCAGGCCCAAATCCGCACTATGTTACGCTAA